One stretch of Pedobacter riviphilus DNA includes these proteins:
- a CDS encoding transglycosylase domain-containing protein: MRIPKIKIPKKYLKIGAWVLGVFLVVCIALGAVAYSKREALLKKMVAKAIAKADKDYGLEVKIGSVGFTGLSTVKMTNISVVPKDRDTLSNIGELSVGVKLFPLIFGKVKLSEVKLNNGFVSVVLKDSTTNIDFILKRKKKDSTQTNTKANLPEIASNILNQVLYKIPDDMDVKNMVFKLNDHDTAKLSFATTATIDGGDLKSTIDVNNNESTWHVNGYVNPGSKELNFMAYADGKKLELPYLNNKLHAKLSFDTLQTELKNAKYSGDDYKISGSWSVKNMLINQPRIASNDIIIQSAKLDADILVGPNYIALDSTSTAYLKNAQIHPFVKYTLGKNKIYELKLNAEEQDAQGVLDAFPQGLFESLEGLKVQGKVKYSLNFYLDTKVPDSVRFNSTLTPVNFKIVQWGKTNLQKINNTFVYTPYEYGKPMRDITIGPSNPNFTPLSAISKNFINAVLTAEDPSFFTHNGFVEESIRKSIAVNFKEKKFKRGGSTISMQLVKNVYLSRQKTLARKAEEILIVWLIEHNHLISKQRMLEVYFNIMELGQNIYGIGEASRYYFGKQPADLTIGDGLFLASIVPKPKASMYKFMADGSLKPYMFNYFRFMGNIMARKGLTPSDTSGYGFYNVRLREGLRRYLAPDTAVVDTSAFDDDGDGLPVVIVHDKNKNFFERLFGGGSKKDTTTNKQATTPADTTKTKKQLRQERREERRRQKELEKSQQ, encoded by the coding sequence ATGCGAATACCAAAAATTAAGATCCCCAAAAAATATTTAAAAATCGGAGCCTGGGTTTTAGGTGTTTTTTTAGTTGTTTGTATTGCTTTAGGTGCGGTTGCCTATAGCAAAAGGGAAGCACTTCTTAAAAAAATGGTGGCTAAAGCAATTGCCAAGGCCGACAAGGATTATGGCTTGGAGGTTAAAATCGGATCGGTCGGTTTTACAGGGTTAAGCACCGTAAAAATGACCAATATTTCTGTTGTTCCTAAAGATAGGGACACGCTTTCTAATATTGGCGAACTCAGTGTTGGTGTAAAACTTTTCCCGCTCATTTTTGGTAAAGTAAAACTCTCGGAAGTAAAACTGAATAATGGTTTTGTGAGTGTGGTACTTAAAGATTCGACCACAAACATCGATTTCATTTTAAAAAGAAAGAAAAAAGACAGCACCCAAACCAATACAAAAGCCAACTTGCCAGAAATAGCTAGCAACATCTTAAATCAGGTTTTATATAAAATTCCTGACGATATGGATGTGAAAAACATGGTTTTTAAACTAAACGATCACGATACTGCCAAATTGAGTTTTGCAACCACCGCCACGATTGATGGCGGCGATTTAAAATCAACAATTGATGTGAACAATAACGAATCTACCTGGCATGTTAATGGCTACGTTAATCCTGGCAGTAAAGAGTTAAACTTTATGGCATATGCCGATGGAAAAAAGCTGGAATTGCCCTACCTCAACAATAAACTGCATGCCAAGCTTAGTTTCGATACTTTGCAAACAGAATTAAAAAATGCCAAATACAGTGGCGATGATTATAAGATATCTGGATCTTGGTCAGTTAAAAACATGTTGATCAATCAACCTCGAATTGCTTCAAATGATATTATTATCCAAAGTGCAAAACTGGACGCCGATATTTTAGTTGGACCTAATTACATTGCCTTAGACAGTACCTCAACAGCTTATTTAAAAAATGCACAGATCCATCCATTTGTTAAATATACTTTAGGAAAAAATAAAATATATGAGTTAAAGCTAAATGCCGAAGAGCAGGATGCTCAAGGAGTTTTAGATGCTTTCCCACAAGGCTTGTTTGAATCGCTTGAGGGATTAAAAGTACAAGGCAAGGTTAAATACAGCCTTAACTTTTACCTGGACACCAAAGTGCCAGATAGCGTGCGTTTCAACTCCACACTTACACCGGTTAATTTCAAAATTGTGCAGTGGGGCAAAACCAACCTGCAAAAAATCAACAATACTTTTGTATATACACCTTACGAGTACGGCAAGCCGATGCGTGATATTACCATTGGCCCATCGAACCCGAATTTTACGCCATTATCGGCCATTTCAAAGAATTTTATCAATGCCGTTTTAACAGCAGAAGATCCTTCGTTTTTTACGCATAATGGTTTTGTTGAAGAATCGATCCGCAAATCGATCGCCGTAAATTTTAAGGAAAAGAAATTTAAGCGTGGAGGCAGTACCATCAGCATGCAGCTGGTTAAAAATGTGTATTTGAGTCGTCAGAAAACGTTGGCCCGTAAAGCCGAAGAGATTTTGATCGTTTGGCTTATTGAACATAACCATTTGATCAGCAAACAGCGGATGCTGGAGGTATATTTCAACATCATGGAACTGGGACAGAATATTTATGGGATTGGGGAAGCATCACGGTATTATTTTGGAAAACAACCTGCCGATTTAACCATTGGAGATGGATTGTTTCTGGCCAGTATTGTACCTAAACCAAAAGCATCGATGTATAAATTCATGGCTGATGGCAGCCTAAAACCTTATATGTTCAACTACTTCAGGTTTATGGGTAATATTATGGCCAGAAAAGGCTTAACACCTAGCGATACCTCAGGTTATGGCTTTTACAATGTTCGCCTGAGAGAAGGACTCCGTCGTTACTTGGCGCCTGATACTGCTGTGGTTGATACCTCTGCATTTGACGATGATGGAGATGGCCTGCCTGTGGTAATTGTACACGATAAAAATAAAAATTTCTTTGAGCGCCTTTTTGGTGGCGGATCTAAAAAAGATACAACAACAAATAAACAGGCCACCACACCTGCCGATACTACTAAAACCAAAAAACAATTGAGACAGGAGCGAAGGGAAGAGCGAAGACGCCAAAAGGAACTGGAGAAAAGTCAGCAGTAG
- the hpt gene encoding hypoxanthine phosphoribosyltransferase — translation MHKIKVEDKEFEIFLENDTLNKRIRLLGIQMNVDYEGKCPLFIGILNGSFLFMADLIKEINVPCEVAFMRVASYQGTASSGNVKELIGLPDNIEGRDIIIVEDIVDTGLTLTHILKTINEKNPASVKVASLLLKPSALKHEIKALEYVGFEIPNEFVVGYGLDYNGLGRNLTDIYRATGA, via the coding sequence ATGCACAAAATAAAAGTAGAGGATAAAGAGTTCGAGATATTTTTAGAAAATGATACCCTAAACAAAAGGATCCGTTTGCTAGGCATCCAGATGAATGTGGACTATGAGGGTAAATGCCCGCTATTTATTGGTATACTAAATGGAAGTTTCCTATTTATGGCAGATTTGATTAAAGAGATTAATGTACCTTGCGAAGTTGCTTTTATGCGTGTAGCTTCTTACCAGGGAACAGCAAGTTCGGGAAATGTAAAAGAACTGATCGGATTACCAGATAACATCGAAGGTAGAGATATTATCATTGTGGAAGATATTGTTGATACCGGCTTAACCTTAACGCATATTTTAAAAACGATAAATGAAAAAAATCCGGCGTCAGTTAAAGTAGCTTCTCTTTTACTTAAGCCAAGTGCTTTAAAACACGAAATTAAAGCGCTAGAATACGTTGGTTTTGAAATACCTAACGAGTTTGTTGTGGGTTATGGATTGGATTATAACGGCCTTGGCAGAAACCTGACGGATATTTACAGAGCAACCGGAGCATAA
- a CDS encoding phosphatidylserine decarboxylase family protein, whose protein sequence is MTIHKEGYTTIALSILFIFVINAIVDYKYHDITWLRWFIYLFSAALFIIVLQFFRNPSRSFSSGENLVICPADGKVVVIEETEEGEYFKDKRLQVSIFMSPINVHINRNPISGVVKFFKYHPGKYLAAWNPKSSTENERTTTVVEHKNGTSILFRQIAGALARRIVWYVKEGDQVVQTEQFGFIKFGSRVDVFLPVGTKVNVELNQVVKGGITTLATLS, encoded by the coding sequence ATGACCATACATAAAGAAGGCTACACCACCATTGCCTTAAGCATCTTGTTTATTTTCGTAATCAACGCAATAGTCGATTATAAATACCATGATATCACCTGGTTGCGCTGGTTCATTTATCTATTTTCAGCTGCATTATTTATCATTGTATTACAGTTTTTCCGCAACCCTAGCCGCAGCTTTTCTTCCGGAGAAAACCTGGTTATTTGCCCTGCAGATGGGAAAGTGGTGGTAATTGAAGAAACAGAAGAAGGCGAATACTTTAAGGATAAACGTTTACAGGTTTCGATTTTTATGTCGCCTATAAACGTTCACATTAACCGTAACCCGATTTCGGGAGTGGTCAAGTTCTTCAAATATCACCCAGGAAAATATCTTGCCGCGTGGAATCCAAAATCTTCAACAGAAAACGAACGTACTACAACCGTTGTCGAACATAAAAACGGCACGTCTATATTATTCCGTCAAATTGCTGGTGCATTGGCACGTAGAATTGTATGGTATGTAAAAGAAGGAGATCAAGTTGTACAAACCGAACAATTTGGTTTTATTAAATTCGGATCAAGGGTTGATGTATTTTTACCAGTAGGCACAAAAGTGAACGTAGAACTTAACCAGGTTGTAAAAGGTGGAATAACTACCCTAGCTACCCTAAGTTAA
- a CDS encoding mechanosensitive ion channel family protein, translating into MLNSAFFDQVFWGNTVKAYFLFGGILFLGLVFKNIVSKLLSRLLFKLFRNFSNQSHNDAFVALLLKPIEVFILLTTLYLSINQLKHPLEVAIFHYSKLIGKVKELIPVTIGDCIDRIFLFGIILSIFWIILRIIDFISHVLLYKASLTGNKADDQLVPFLKELFKTIVIFIGFFTLLGFVFEVNVLTLITGLGIGGIAIALAAKESLENLIGSFTIFLDKPFTVGDLVKVDGVEGTVEKVGFRSTRIRTSEKTMATLPNRGMIDGVLENLSLRNSRKVSFVIGLTYETNSDSLRKIISEIQDYINQHQGTSDDGNASFKSFGDSGLNVEVNYFVTVLEYAEFLKIRQEINLEIMDIVIRNKSDFAYPTQRLISDRPTQAGNHEEVGNDAMD; encoded by the coding sequence ATGTTAAATTCTGCTTTTTTCGACCAAGTTTTTTGGGGCAACACCGTAAAAGCCTATTTCCTTTTCGGAGGGATACTTTTTTTAGGCTTAGTTTTTAAGAACATTGTTTCTAAGCTGTTAAGCAGGTTGCTGTTTAAGCTTTTCAGAAACTTTTCCAATCAATCGCATAACGATGCTTTTGTTGCCTTACTGCTAAAACCCATTGAGGTTTTTATCCTGTTAACTACGCTTTACCTTTCCATTAACCAGTTAAAACACCCGTTAGAGGTGGCTATATTTCATTACAGCAAATTAATCGGCAAGGTTAAAGAGTTAATCCCAGTAACCATCGGCGATTGTATCGACCGGATATTTTTGTTTGGGATCATCCTATCTATTTTTTGGATTATTTTAAGGATAATCGACTTCATTAGCCACGTGCTTCTGTATAAAGCTTCGCTTACGGGTAACAAGGCCGACGATCAATTGGTGCCCTTTTTAAAAGAACTGTTTAAAACGATTGTAATCTTTATCGGTTTTTTCACCCTCCTTGGTTTTGTTTTCGAAGTTAATGTATTAACGCTGATTACCGGCTTGGGTATTGGTGGTATTGCCATTGCTTTGGCTGCTAAAGAGAGCTTAGAGAACTTAATAGGCTCATTCACCATCTTTTTAGATAAACCTTTTACTGTTGGCGACCTGGTAAAGGTTGATGGTGTGGAAGGTACAGTTGAAAAGGTTGGTTTTAGGAGTACAAGAATCAGAACTTCCGAAAAAACCATGGCTACCCTGCCCAATAGGGGCATGATTGATGGGGTTTTAGAAAACCTTTCGTTACGGAATTCGCGTAAGGTATCATTTGTGATTGGGCTTACCTACGAAACCAATTCCGATTCATTAAGAAAAATTATTTCCGAAATACAGGATTATATTAACCAACATCAGGGCACCAGTGACGATGGAAATGCCTCTTTTAAAAGCTTTGGCGATTCTGGTTTGAATGTGGAAGTTAACTATTTTGTAACCGTACTTGAATATGCTGAATTCCTCAAAATCAGGCAGGAAATCAATCTCGAAATTATGGATATCGTTATTCGCAATAAATCAGATTTTGCTTATCCAACGCAACGTTTAATTAGCGATAGGCCAACTCAGGCAGGTAATCATGAAGAGGTGGGTAATGATGCTATGGATTAA
- the rplS gene encoding 50S ribosomal protein L19, which yields MDLVKFVEEQAIAKKDFPAFKSGDTVSVHYKIREGNKERVQIYQGVVIQRNSAGANETFTVRKMSNGVGVERIFPFSSPNIEKVEVNSYGKVRRAKLFYLRALTGKAARIKSLRK from the coding sequence ATGGATTTAGTAAAATTTGTTGAAGAGCAGGCCATCGCGAAAAAAGATTTTCCTGCGTTCAAGTCTGGCGATACAGTGAGCGTACACTATAAAATTCGCGAAGGTAATAAAGAACGTGTTCAAATTTACCAAGGTGTTGTAATACAACGTAACAGTGCAGGTGCTAACGAAACCTTCACCGTTCGTAAAATGAGCAACGGCGTTGGTGTTGAGCGTATTTTCCCTTTTAGTTCTCCAAACATTGAGAAAGTAGAAGTGAATAGCTATGGTAAAGTTCGTAGAGCGAAATTGTTCTATTTACGTGCTTTAACTGGTAAAGCTGCTCGTATCAAATCTTTGAGAAAATAA
- the trmD gene encoding tRNA (guanosine(37)-N1)-methyltransferase TrmD, whose product MRFDIITVLPALLESPFAHSILQRAQKKGIAEIVVHNLRDYATNKQKSVDDYQYGGGSGMVMSIEPFAACIEKLQAEREYDEIIFMSPDGVTLNQSTANELSIKKNIIILCGHYKGIDQRIRDIFVTREISVGDYVLSGGELPAAIVVDAVVRLIPGVLNDETSALSDSFQGELLDAPVYTRPADWRGHKVPDVLLSGHEAKVNEWRHEQALERTKTRRPDLLE is encoded by the coding sequence ATGCGTTTCGATATTATAACAGTTTTGCCCGCTTTACTAGAAAGTCCGTTTGCTCATTCTATTTTGCAACGTGCACAAAAAAAAGGCATTGCCGAAATTGTTGTGCATAACCTGAGGGATTATGCTACCAACAAACAAAAAAGTGTAGACGATTATCAATATGGCGGAGGTAGCGGTATGGTAATGAGTATTGAGCCTTTTGCGGCTTGTATCGAAAAACTTCAGGCAGAAAGAGAATACGATGAGATTATTTTCATGAGCCCCGACGGTGTTACTTTAAACCAGAGCACAGCTAACGAACTCTCTATTAAAAAGAATATCATTATTTTGTGTGGCCATTACAAAGGCATAGATCAGCGTATACGGGATATCTTTGTAACCAGAGAGATATCGGTGGGCGATTATGTTTTGAGTGGAGGAGAGCTGCCTGCTGCAATTGTGGTAGATGCTGTTGTGCGTTTAATCCCAGGTGTTTTGAATGATGAAACTTCGGCCCTATCCGATAGTTTTCAGGGAGAGCTGCTTGATGCGCCAGTTTATACCCGCCCGGCAGACTGGCGTGGACATAAAGTGCCCGATGTTTTATTAAGCGGCCATGAGGCTAAAGTGAACGAATGGAGGCATGAACAGGCCTTAGAGCGAACTAAAACGCGTCGCCCTGATCTTTTGGAATAG
- the rimM gene encoding ribosome maturation factor RimM (Essential for efficient processing of 16S rRNA) — translation MKHEEAFYIGYVTKTRGLKGEVQVFFEFDEYEQLEFDVVFADMNGKLVPYFVASAKLQANKTGYFNFDDADHIDKVQPLLKKKLYLPLSQMPEREEGEFFYTDFKGYLAIDETLGELGEILEVNEYPQQFVATVMYKETEILFPLNEDFIVEYDEDEKTLNLDLPEGLLDVYLAQ, via the coding sequence ATGAAACACGAAGAAGCATTTTATATTGGTTACGTTACCAAAACAAGGGGTTTAAAGGGAGAAGTTCAGGTATTTTTCGAATTTGATGAATACGAACAACTCGAATTTGATGTGGTATTTGCCGATATGAACGGTAAGCTTGTTCCCTACTTTGTGGCTTCGGCAAAACTGCAGGCCAATAAAACAGGTTACTTTAATTTTGATGATGCTGATCATATCGATAAAGTACAACCACTATTAAAAAAGAAATTATACCTGCCCCTATCGCAAATGCCCGAACGCGAAGAAGGAGAATTTTTCTATACCGATTTTAAAGGTTATTTAGCAATAGATGAAACTTTGGGAGAATTGGGCGAAATTTTGGAAGTAAACGAATATCCGCAGCAATTTGTGGCTACAGTGATGTATAAAGAAACCGAAATCCTGTTCCCGCTAAATGAAGACTTTATTGTAGAATACGATGAGGATGAAAAAACATTAAACCTCGATTTACCTGAAGGATTGCTTGACGTTTATTTAGCGCAATAG
- a CDS encoding 30S ribosomal protein S16, translated as MATKIRLQRFGKKGKPFFHVVVADSRAPRDGKFIERLGSYNPNTNPATIEINFEKTLAWVNSGAEPTDTARAILSYKGVLYKKHLEGGVKKGALTQEQADEKFAAWLDAKAGKISGKSESLATSKADARKAALAAEAKKKEDKAAAIAAKNAPVAEEVVEEEVTEEAPAVEAEATEEAPAAEATKEEGAE; from the coding sequence ATGGCAACTAAAATCAGATTGCAAAGATTCGGTAAAAAAGGAAAACCTTTTTTCCACGTTGTGGTAGCAGATTCTCGCGCTCCACGTGATGGTAAATTTATTGAGCGTTTAGGTTCTTATAACCCAAATACCAATCCTGCTACCATCGAAATTAACTTCGAAAAAACTTTAGCTTGGGTTAACAGTGGTGCAGAACCAACTGATACTGCTCGTGCTATCCTTTCTTACAAAGGTGTTTTATACAAAAAACACTTAGAAGGTGGTGTTAAAAAAGGAGCTTTAACTCAAGAACAAGCAGATGAAAAATTTGCAGCTTGGTTAGATGCTAAAGCAGGTAAAATTTCTGGTAAATCAGAAAGTTTAGCTACTTCTAAAGCAGATGCGCGTAAAGCAGCATTAGCAGCAGAAGCTAAGAAAAAAGAAGATAAAGCAGCAGCTATCGCAGCTAAAAATGCACCAGTTGCAGAAGAGGTTGTGGAAGAAGAAGTTACTGAAGAAGCACCAGCTGTTGAAGCTGAAGCAACTGAAGAGGCTCCTGCAGCAGAAGCTACTAAAGAAGAAGGAGCAGAATAA
- a CDS encoding 5' nucleotidase, NT5C type — protein sequence MERIAIDMDEVIADALGKFIKLYNRDFNIPLDLKIDAGNEIYHHVPQAINQKWFEYINEPGFFRDLEVIADSQRVIKALQEKYDVYIVSAAMEFRNSLVDKYDWMTEHFPFIDWQHIMFCGNKIVNVDVIIDDRIKNFVNFAGRPLLFTSPHNLLITEYERVNSWEEVAGLLL from the coding sequence ATGGAGAGAATTGCGATTGATATGGACGAGGTGATTGCCGATGCCCTTGGAAAATTTATTAAACTATATAATCGAGACTTTAACATTCCTTTGGATTTAAAAATTGATGCCGGAAACGAAATCTACCACCATGTTCCACAAGCTATTAACCAGAAATGGTTCGAATATATAAATGAACCCGGTTTTTTTCGCGATCTTGAAGTTATTGCAGATAGCCAACGGGTAATTAAAGCTTTACAAGAAAAATATGATGTTTACATTGTTTCGGCAGCAATGGAGTTCCGCAACTCTTTGGTTGATAAGTACGACTGGATGACCGAACATTTTCCTTTCATCGATTGGCAACATATCATGTTCTGCGGAAATAAAATCGTGAATGTTGATGTTATAATAGACGACCGCATTAAAAACTTTGTGAATTTTGCAGGTAGGCCATTGTTATTTACCTCTCCTCATAATTTATTAATAACCGAATACGAGCGCGTTAATAGCTGGGAAGAGGTAGCGGGCTTATTGCTATAA
- a CDS encoding VIT domain-containing protein: MKPSKTLLLFPLLLVVFFVRAQMPVLKVQQAVTVDQKDVVKLKKLNIDVQITGNVATTVMTMTFHNSSNRILEGELTFPMPEGVSISRYALDINGKMREAVPVEKAKATEVFESIERRRVDPGLLEKVEGNNFRTRIYPLPANGSRTIIVGYEEELRFNNNHALKYHLPLDYNQAIENFTLKTTVFESVMKPELGEQPDGSFDLKANGNTYVGEINKANYQPKNGLTINLPKRNDLTEVQMQKASTGYYFLVNVFPKTESRKKQWSNQIGLIWDVSLSGLQRNTEKEIELLDLIIKQKQNLTIQLGLVNNGFKNAGTFVISNGNWTQLKDKLKNLVYDGGTNFSAINTKSLQADEYILFTDGLSTFGKSTVSLNKPVHCINSALKADYSTLKFISMKTGGQFVNLNSTSVAEAFKQLNQQNLQFLGIKNGADVRQTYPSMKVNVNGHFSLAGIMNEFNTQFTLQFGFGNTVVSEQVVRLNATEHTLSSIDVSRVWAQKKIAEMDIQYEDNKDDISVLSKQFGIVTRNTSLIVLENLDDYLRYDIAPPIELQQAYNAVLKQRRAAILERKQDLINAAVAMTKDLKNWWNTDFYYKAQGKTKERYPDPEQRDAHGDPGANIVMAEPARESRRREVAKAAEMVVPSLPQAVALAPATGAARMDKETNQLNEVVVVGYAAQQKRAVTGSVTTIRGTASSGFLEGKAAGVQVAKTTLAPQQPAIVIPEFKSDKDYMKNLVGKPDSAYQAYLKMRSGYMSTPMFYFDVANWFYQQKDSVRALTILSNIADLELENADLYKTLAYKLKQTGNYKDEIFITQKVLQWRPMDAQSYRDYALALADNGQYQAALDNLYKVLTQSYNSQIADRDQGIEEIVISEINNLIAKHGNNLSTKEIDKRLIQPLPVDVRVVLNWNKNDTDIDLWLTDPTGEKGFYGNSRTKIGGRISNDFTSGYGPEQFMIKKAIKGKYKIEVNYYGDRQINISGPTTVTAEIYTRYATDKQQRKVIVLPLAAGSGGGNFVGEFNF; this comes from the coding sequence ATGAAACCATCTAAAACCTTACTCCTTTTCCCTTTATTACTGGTTGTATTTTTTGTTCGTGCGCAAATGCCTGTGTTAAAAGTGCAACAGGCGGTAACCGTTGATCAAAAAGATGTTGTTAAACTTAAAAAGCTAAATATTGATGTGCAGATTACAGGAAATGTGGCCACAACGGTGATGACGATGACCTTTCATAATAGCAGTAATCGTATTTTAGAAGGTGAACTTACATTTCCAATGCCAGAAGGTGTTAGCATAAGCCGTTACGCTTTGGATATTAATGGGAAAATGCGAGAAGCCGTTCCGGTAGAAAAAGCTAAGGCAACAGAGGTTTTCGAAAGTATTGAGCGGCGGAGAGTTGATCCGGGTTTGCTGGAGAAGGTAGAGGGAAATAATTTCCGCACCAGAATTTATCCGCTACCGGCCAATGGTAGCAGAACCATAATTGTTGGTTATGAAGAAGAACTGAGATTTAATAATAACCATGCTTTAAAATACCATTTACCACTCGATTACAACCAGGCAATCGAAAACTTTACGCTAAAAACGACTGTTTTCGAGAGCGTTATGAAGCCAGAGCTTGGCGAACAGCCCGATGGCAGCTTCGATTTAAAGGCTAATGGGAATACCTATGTTGGAGAGATCAATAAAGCTAATTATCAACCTAAAAACGGACTGACAATTAATCTGCCAAAACGAAATGATCTAACTGAGGTGCAAATGCAAAAAGCATCAACCGGGTATTATTTTTTGGTGAATGTTTTTCCTAAAACCGAAAGCCGGAAAAAACAGTGGAGTAATCAAATAGGTTTAATATGGGATGTTTCTTTAAGTGGTCTTCAGCGCAATACCGAGAAGGAAATAGAACTGTTAGATTTGATTATTAAACAAAAACAAAATTTAACCATACAGTTAGGCTTAGTTAATAATGGTTTTAAAAACGCTGGCACTTTTGTTATCTCGAATGGTAACTGGACACAGTTAAAAGATAAACTGAAGAATCTTGTATATGATGGAGGAACAAATTTCAGTGCTATAAACACCAAAAGTCTGCAGGCCGATGAATATATTTTATTTACCGATGGGTTATCTACATTCGGGAAAAGTACGGTTAGTTTAAATAAGCCTGTGCATTGTATCAATTCAGCCCTTAAGGCAGATTATAGTACATTGAAATTTATCAGCATGAAAACTGGTGGGCAATTTGTAAACCTCAATTCCACTTCAGTTGCCGAGGCATTTAAACAATTGAACCAGCAAAATCTTCAGTTTTTAGGGATTAAAAACGGAGCAGATGTAAGGCAGACTTATCCCTCGATGAAGGTAAATGTAAATGGACATTTCTCTTTAGCCGGTATTATGAATGAGTTTAATACCCAATTTACGTTACAATTTGGTTTTGGAAATACGGTTGTTTCAGAACAGGTTGTTCGGTTAAACGCCACTGAACATACTTTAAGCAGTATTGATGTTAGCCGTGTTTGGGCACAGAAGAAAATTGCCGAAATGGATATTCAATATGAAGATAATAAGGATGATATTAGTGTTCTGAGCAAACAGTTTGGTATCGTTACCCGCAATACCAGCCTCATTGTATTAGAAAACCTTGATGATTATTTGCGTTATGATATTGCACCTCCTATTGAATTGCAACAGGCCTATAATGCGGTTTTAAAGCAGCGAAGAGCCGCTATTTTGGAGCGTAAACAAGATTTGATCAATGCGGCGGTAGCTATGACGAAAGATTTAAAAAACTGGTGGAATACTGATTTTTACTATAAAGCACAAGGCAAGACGAAAGAGAGATACCCTGATCCGGAACAAAGGGATGCGCATGGAGATCCTGGTGCTAATATTGTAATGGCCGAACCTGCCAGAGAGAGCCGGAGAAGAGAAGTTGCGAAAGCGGCTGAAATGGTCGTTCCATCTTTGCCACAAGCGGTAGCTCTTGCCCCTGCTACCGGGGCTGCAAGAATGGATAAAGAAACGAATCAACTAAATGAAGTGGTCGTTGTCGGTTATGCCGCTCAACAAAAAAGAGCTGTTACCGGATCGGTCACAACCATTAGGGGGACTGCCTCAAGTGGTTTTCTTGAGGGCAAAGCTGCAGGGGTTCAAGTGGCAAAAACCACGCTGGCTCCCCAACAACCAGCTATCGTGATCCCCGAATTTAAAAGTGATAAGGATTATATGAAAAATCTGGTTGGAAAGCCAGATAGTGCTTATCAGGCTTATTTAAAAATGCGTTCTGGTTACATGAGTACGCCAATGTTTTATTTCGATGTGGCCAATTGGTTTTATCAACAGAAAGATAGTGTTAGGGCGCTGACCATTTTAAGTAATATTGCCGATCTGGAGTTGGAAAATGCTGATCTGTACAAAACACTGGCTTACAAATTAAAACAAACGGGTAATTATAAGGATGAGATTTTTATCACCCAAAAAGTTTTGCAATGGCGGCCAATGGATGCTCAAAGTTATCGCGATTATGCGCTGGCACTGGCAGATAATGGGCAATACCAAGCCGCACTTGATAATTTGTATAAAGTGCTTACTCAAAGTTATAACAGCCAGATTGCGGATAGAGATCAAGGAATCGAGGAGATTGTGATATCCGAAATCAATAACTTGATAGCAAAACATGGCAATAACCTAAGTACTAAAGAGATTGATAAAAGGTTAATCCAGCCATTACCTGTAGATGTACGCGTAGTGTTAAACTGGAATAAAAATGATACTGATATCGATCTATGGCTAACCGATCCAACTGGTGAAAAAGGATTTTATGGAAATTCGAGAACAAAAATAGGTGGGAGGATTAGCAACGATTTTACTTCAGGTTATGGCCCCGAACAGTTTATGATCAAGAAGGCTATTAAGGGAAAATATAAAATCGAAGTGAATTATTATGGCGATAGGCAGATTAATATTAGCGGACCAACAACCGTAACCGCCGAGATATATACCCGATATGCAACAGATAAACAACAAAGAAAGGTAATCGTACTACCATTGGCTGCTGGAAGTGGTGGCGGAAATTTTGTAGGGGAGTTTAATTTTTAA